The following proteins are encoded in a genomic region of Arcobacter cloacae:
- a CDS encoding response regulator: MKLKNLFKLLFIFNTVSFIFVAIVINKYQKATIELEDAYNMQYKSLILADELRQSSDDLTRMARTYVITGNPMFEEQYKTVLAIRNAESPRPKRYNGIFWDFLSLENSIATLDGEKIALRDLMRNANFPESELNMLFTSQNESDDLTKLEHKAMNAIKGIFEDKNGNYTIKAEPDFALARELMHSKEYHEAKIRIMKPLDNFYKAFENRTKQKVEEARNSVKEQEFYVNVIVLFSVILFLMSFFIILFRIVYPIDLLRVVMLKLSTNNTSVEIDKDKYNDEIGDMIGAIEIFKENTQKLLSSEHQIKQAMQEATTANKAKSVFLARMSHELRTPLNAILGFANILQKSQNINKQEKENLNIIKRSGEHLLNIINEILELSKIEAGKMELSLKSFNLFDLIKEIDDIFSFRCESINLNFEIKTNNLPKYIKADEQRLRQILINLLGNSLKFTKEGFISLYVYELNNKLFFEVKDSGIGISKEYQEKIFKPFEQVKKDNYTCEGTGLGLSITKELITLMGGNIYLKSQVGVGSEFYFSINYEKADESEIKKESPRNIVTLKNRDFSKTILVVDDIKENRDLITWLLNSYNFKTLQASSGIEALEIYKKEKIDLIFMDILMEGMNGIETILAIREKDKKIPIVALSANVFEEDKKEAIKSGANDFLAKPVEEKEIFLILQKYLDVELFYEKDKKEEIFDIKNELKTLPKEFFEKLDEKAFLMDSDGILNLIEEYKLSFELQDYIKSLINEFKYEKLLKLL; encoded by the coding sequence TTGAAATTAAAGAATTTATTTAAACTGCTGTTTATTTTTAATACAGTTTCCTTTATTTTCGTGGCAATTGTGATAAACAAATATCAAAAAGCCACTATAGAACTAGAAGATGCTTATAATATGCAATATAAATCTTTGATTCTTGCAGATGAGTTAAGACAAAGTAGTGATGATTTAACAAGAATGGCAAGAACTTATGTAATAACTGGAAATCCTATGTTTGAAGAACAGTACAAAACAGTTTTAGCCATAAGAAATGCAGAATCACCAAGACCAAAAAGATACAATGGAATCTTTTGGGATTTTTTATCCCTTGAAAATAGCATAGCTACACTTGATGGAGAAAAAATAGCTTTAAGAGATTTAATGAGAAATGCAAATTTTCCCGAATCTGAATTAAATATGCTTTTTACTTCTCAAAATGAATCAGATGATTTAACAAAACTAGAACACAAAGCAATGAATGCAATAAAAGGTATTTTTGAAGATAAAAATGGAAACTATACTATAAAAGCAGAACCTGATTTTGCACTTGCTAGAGAACTTATGCATTCAAAAGAGTACCATGAAGCAAAAATAAGAATAATGAAACCTTTAGATAATTTTTATAAAGCATTTGAAAATAGAACAAAACAAAAGGTAGAAGAAGCAAGAAATAGCGTAAAAGAACAGGAATTTTATGTAAATGTGATAGTTTTGTTTTCTGTAATTTTATTTTTGATGTCATTTTTTATCATTTTATTTAGAATTGTTTATCCAATAGATTTATTAAGAGTTGTGATGCTAAAACTTTCAACAAATAATACAAGTGTGGAAATTGATAAAGATAAATACAACGATGAAATAGGTGATATGATAGGTGCTATTGAAATTTTTAAAGAAAATACTCAAAAACTTTTATCAAGTGAACATCAAATTAAACAAGCTATGCAAGAAGCAACCACAGCAAATAAAGCAAAATCTGTTTTTTTAGCACGAATGAGTCATGAACTAAGAACTCCTTTAAATGCTATTTTAGGTTTTGCAAATATTTTACAAAAATCACAAAATATAAATAAACAAGAAAAAGAGAATTTGAATATTATAAAGAGAAGTGGTGAGCATCTTTTAAATATCATAAATGAGATTTTAGAACTTTCAAAAATTGAAGCTGGAAAAATGGAGTTATCACTAAAAAGTTTTAATTTATTTGATTTAATCAAAGAGATAGATGATATTTTCTCTTTTAGATGCGAAAGTATAAATCTAAACTTTGAAATAAAAACAAATAATCTTCCAAAATATATAAAAGCAGATGAGCAAAGATTAAGACAAATTTTAATAAATCTTTTGGGAAATTCATTAAAATTTACAAAAGAGGGATTTATTAGTTTATATGTTTATGAGTTAAATAATAAGCTATTTTTTGAGGTAAAAGATAGTGGAATTGGTATTTCAAAAGAGTATCAAGAAAAAATTTTTAAACCTTTTGAGCAAGTAAAAAAAGATAATTATACATGTGAAGGAACAGGATTAGGGCTTTCAATTACAAAAGAGTTGATAACTTTGATGGGTGGAAATATCTATCTAAAGAGTCAAGTTGGAGTTGGAAGTGAGTTTTATTTTAGTATAAATTATGAAAAAGCAGATGAAAGTGAAATAAAAAAAGAGAGTCCAAGAAATATTGTTACACTTAAAAATAGAGATTTTTCAAAAACAATTTTGGTGGTTGATGATATAAAAGAGAATAGGGATTTGATAACTTGGCTTTTAAACTCATATAATTTTAAAACTTTACAAGCAAGTAGTGGAATAGAGGCTTTAGAAATATACAAAAAAGAGAAAATTGATTTGATTTTTATGGATATTTTGATGGAAGGTATGAATGGAATAGAAACAATCTTAGCCATAAGAGAAAAAGATAAAAAAATTCCTATAGTTGCTTTATCAGCCAATGTTTTTGAAGAAGATAAAAAAGAAGCTATAAAAAGTGGGGCAAATGATTTTTTAGCAAAACCAGTGGAAGAAAAAGAGATTTTTTTAATACTTCAAAAATATTTGGATGTTGAACTATTTTATGAAAAAGATAAAAAAGAAGAGATTTTTGATATAAAAAATGAGCTAAAAACTCTACCTAAAGAGTTTTTTGAGAAATTAGATGAAAAAGCTTTTCTGATGGATAGTGATGGAATTTTAAATTTGATAGAGGAGTATAAACTATCATTTGAGTTGCAAGATTATATAAAAAGTTTGATAAATGAGTTTAAATATGAGAAGTTGTTGAAATTGCTTTAA
- a CDS encoding hybrid sensor histidine kinase/response regulator: MDKKYTILIIDDKTENLHYLNTILKEEDFLIRATSDATFAINSSKLNPPDLILLDIKMPNLDGFEVCKIIQEDEKLKEIPIIFISALDDTQNKVKALNMGGVDYITKPFEKEEVIARVKTQLKIFEGKNTISKLLELQDFFLKKIIHEMNTPLSIISLNIDNLESTLGYKEQFEAIKASSKSLSSIYNDLYYLIKKEKKTTEEKNINLVRFLSSRVAFFDEMANIKNIDIALDINEEFEVFMDVYELERVVDNTISNAIKYSFENSTIEITLDKEDENFFLFIKDEGIEIADINAVFQAYYQQKDKNIGLGLGLSIVKEICDKNDIKIEVSSQNNNTIFKYIFPQNRIIKGEVKI, translated from the coding sequence ATGGATAAAAAATATACAATATTAATAATAGATGATAAAACAGAAAATCTACACTATTTAAATACTATTTTAAAAGAGGAAGATTTTTTAATTCGTGCAACAAGCGATGCAACTTTTGCTATAAACTCTTCCAAACTAAATCCACCTGATTTAATACTTTTAGATATAAAAATGCCAAATCTTGATGGTTTCGAAGTTTGTAAAATTATTCAAGAAGATGAAAAACTAAAAGAGATTCCTATTATTTTTATAAGTGCCTTAGATGACACACAAAATAAAGTAAAAGCCTTGAATATGGGCGGAGTTGATTATATTACTAAACCTTTTGAAAAAGAGGAAGTAATAGCAAGGGTTAAAACTCAACTAAAAATATTTGAAGGTAAAAATACTATTTCAAAACTACTTGAACTTCAAGATTTTTTCTTAAAAAAAATTATTCATGAGATGAATACTCCACTTAGCATTATTAGTTTAAATATCGATAATTTAGAATCAACATTAGGTTATAAAGAGCAGTTTGAAGCTATAAAAGCCTCTTCAAAATCATTATCATCTATCTACAATGATTTATATTATTTAATTAAAAAAGAGAAAAAAACAACTGAAGAAAAAAATATAAATTTAGTAAGATTTTTATCTTCAAGAGTTGCTTTTTTTGATGAAATGGCAAATATAAAAAATATAGATATAGCTTTAGATATAAATGAAGAGTTTGAAGTTTTTATGGATGTTTATGAACTTGAAAGGGTTGTGGATAATACAATCTCAAATGCAATTAAATACTCTTTTGAAAACTCAACGATAGAGATAACTTTAGATAAAGAAGATGAAAACTTTTTTCTTTTTATAAAAGATGAAGGAATAGAAATAGCTGATATAAATGCAGTTTTTCAAGCATATTATCAGCAAAAAGATAAAAATATTGGTTTAGGATTAGGACTTAGTATTGTAAAAGAGATTTGCGATAAAAATGATATAAAAATAGAAGTAAGTTCACAAAATAACAACACCATTTTTAAATATATTTTTCCACAAAATAGAATCATAAAAGGAGAAGTTAAAATATGA
- a CDS encoding response regulator transcription factor, protein MKIFLLEDDFALNKIIKQSLISRSFYVDSFINGYKAMDVLLNSKYDLYILDLNVLGFDGHKILEFIRNKDLNVPIIMISAEIDIENIKKSYTLGCNDYIKKPFDFEELFLRIQYHLSHIKKDENLDFIVDLGYDFSFNLLEQTLFKSNNEIELTIKEKLLLTLLVKHINNTVTNEMIHEYVWDSKEMESVSMRTIVHKLKKKLKNGMILNLRGVGYKLLS, encoded by the coding sequence ATGAAAATATTTCTACTTGAAGATGATTTTGCTTTAAATAAAATCATAAAACAATCACTCATTTCAAGAAGTTTTTATGTGGATAGTTTTATTAATGGTTATAAAGCTATGGATGTTTTATTAAATAGTAAATATGATTTATACATTTTAGACCTGAATGTTTTAGGCTTTGATGGACACAAAATTTTAGAATTCATTAGAAATAAAGATTTAAATGTTCCAATTATTATGATTAGTGCTGAAATTGATATAGAAAATATCAAAAAATCTTATACTTTAGGATGTAATGACTATATAAAAAAACCTTTTGATTTTGAAGAACTTTTTTTGAGAATTCAATATCATTTAAGTCATATAAAAAAAGATGAAAACTTAGATTTTATAGTAGATTTAGGATATGATTTTTCATTTAATTTACTTGAACAAACTCTTTTTAAATCAAATAATGAAATAGAACTTACAATAAAAGAGAAACTTCTTTTAACTCTTTTGGTAAAACACATAAATAACACTGTAACAAATGAGATGATTCATGAATACGTTTGGGATAGCAAAGAGATGGAAAGCGTTAGCATGAGAACTATTGTTCATAAGCTGAAAAAAAAGCTAAAAAATGGAATGATTCTAAATTTACGGGGAGTTGGTTATAAACTTCTATCTTAA
- a CDS encoding rhodanese-like domain-containing protein, translating to MMKILISLSFLVVSLFAQLKEVDNKELEKMNEDGVIIIDIRRVDEWEKTGIIENSKLLTFFDEKGGYNVPKWLSDFSLIVKDKNTPFVIYCAHANRTKLVGELLANNLGFKNVYELKGGINHGWINKGMKTVKYE from the coding sequence ATGATGAAAATATTAATAAGTCTATCTTTCTTGGTTGTTTCACTTTTTGCTCAATTAAAAGAAGTTGATAATAAAGAACTTGAAAAAATGAATGAAGATGGGGTTATAATAATAGATATAAGAAGAGTTGATGAGTGGGAAAAAACAGGCATTATTGAAAACTCTAAGCTTCTTACTTTCTTTGATGAAAAAGGTGGATACAATGTCCCAAAATGGTTAAGTGATTTCTCTTTAATTGTAAAAGATAAAAATACACCTTTTGTTATTTATTGTGCTCATGCAAATAGAACAAAGTTAGTGGGTGAACTTTTAGCAAATAATTTAGGTTTTAAAAATGTCTATGAATTAAAAGGTGGAATAAACCACGGTTGGATAAATAAAGGGATGAAAACTGTGAAATATGAGTAA
- a CDS encoding Sec-independent protein translocase subunit TatA/TatB, with protein MFSMPSGMELVVIIALVVLLFGGKKIPELAKGIGSGIKNFKKAIKEDDEKIEEVAKSETIQNISENSNLTSTNKTV; from the coding sequence ATGTTTAGTATGCCAAGTGGAATGGAATTAGTTGTAATTATTGCTTTAGTAGTTTTACTTTTTGGAGGTAAAAAAATACCTGAACTTGCAAAAGGTATAGGAAGTGGAATTAAAAATTTCAAAAAAGCAATAAAAGAAGATGATGAAAAAATTGAAGAAGTTGCTAAATCTGAAACTATTCAAAATATTAGTGAAAATTCAAATTTAACATCAACTAACAAAACTGTTTGA
- the secD gene encoding protein translocase subunit SecD, whose amino-acid sequence MRIFNYRLIIFILSIIFGIVFSIPSILQTDTGKKISLGLDLQGGLHMLLGVNTHEAVTSKIKTIATSVKYFSDDEELLIDGLSIENDSVVFTVLDADEIPKMDEMLKQIKGLDISKNELKYTLKLTAEDIAKTKDLAVAQAVETIRNRLDQFGLSEPTVVRQGLTDIVVELPGIKTQEDEKAARELISKPANLELMAVDEERNDQVYNLTTAQAAAYGNVILEDTKNPNIKYLVKEIPILNGSQVIDAQVAFDMSNQPIINFTLNSTGARIFGEFTSKNIGKRLAVVLDGKVYSAPNIRERIGGGSGQISGGFTVNEAGNVAIALRSGALPATVTLLEKRSVGPSLGADSIKASMIALISGFLIVFAFMVIYYRRAGIIANIALVTNIFIIIAVMAMFGATLTLPGMAGIVLTVGMAVDANVIITERIRELLKEGASMAKVIEDGYSNAMRAILDANITTLLVAVILYAYGTGPIKGFAITISIGILASMLTAILGTHGIYEALLSKMSKDKDSKKWFGVK is encoded by the coding sequence TTGAGAATATTCAATTATAGACTCATAATATTTATATTAAGTATAATTTTCGGTATTGTTTTTTCAATCCCTTCAATATTACAAACAGACACAGGTAAAAAAATCTCATTGGGATTAGATTTACAAGGTGGATTACATATGCTTTTAGGTGTAAACACACATGAAGCAGTAACTTCAAAAATAAAAACAATAGCAACATCAGTAAAATATTTTTCAGATGATGAAGAGTTATTAATAGATGGATTATCAATAGAAAATGATAGTGTTGTTTTTACAGTATTAGATGCAGATGAAATACCAAAAATGGATGAGATGTTAAAACAAATCAAAGGTTTAGATATTTCAAAAAATGAATTAAAATATACTTTAAAATTAACAGCAGAAGATATAGCAAAAACAAAAGATTTAGCTGTAGCACAAGCTGTTGAAACAATAAGAAATAGACTAGACCAATTTGGATTATCAGAACCAACAGTAGTAAGACAAGGATTAACAGATATCGTTGTGGAACTTCCAGGGATAAAAACACAAGAAGATGAAAAAGCAGCAAGAGAACTTATCTCAAAACCAGCAAACTTAGAATTAATGGCAGTTGATGAAGAGAGAAATGACCAAGTTTATAATCTTACAACAGCACAAGCTGCAGCATATGGAAATGTAATCTTAGAAGATACAAAAAATCCAAATATAAAATATCTAGTAAAAGAGATACCAATTTTAAATGGCTCACAAGTAATTGATGCTCAAGTTGCATTTGATATGTCAAATCAACCAATAATTAATTTTACATTAAACTCAACGGGTGCTAGAATATTTGGAGAATTTACAAGTAAAAATATAGGGAAAAGATTAGCTGTAGTTTTAGATGGGAAAGTTTATTCAGCACCAAATATAAGAGAGAGAATTGGTGGAGGAAGTGGACAAATTTCAGGAGGATTTACAGTAAATGAAGCTGGAAATGTAGCAATAGCATTAAGAAGTGGAGCATTACCAGCAACTGTAACACTATTAGAAAAAAGAAGTGTGGGACCATCATTGGGAGCTGATTCTATAAAAGCTTCGATGATAGCACTTATTTCAGGATTTTTAATAGTATTTGCATTTATGGTAATTTATTATAGAAGAGCTGGAATTATTGCAAATATAGCACTTGTAACAAATATTTTTATAATAATAGCTGTAATGGCTATGTTTGGGGCAACATTAACACTTCCTGGAATGGCTGGAATTGTTCTTACAGTTGGTATGGCAGTTGATGCAAATGTTATTATCACTGAAAGAATAAGAGAACTATTAAAAGAAGGTGCTTCTATGGCAAAAGTAATAGAAGATGGATATTCAAATGCAATGAGAGCAATTTTAGATGCAAATATTACAACCCTTTTAGTAGCAGTTATCCTATACGCTTATGGAACAGGTCCTATAAAAGGATTTGCTATAACTATTTCTATTGGTATCTTAGCTTCAATGTTAACAGCAATTTTAGGAACTCATGGTATTTATGAAGCATTATTATCAAAAATGTCAAAAGATAAAGATAGTAAAAAATGGTTTGGAGTTAAATAA
- the secF gene encoding protein translocase subunit SecF, which yields MEFFKTDKIFDFMGKRLPFLGLSFVLVIASIIILFTKGLNFGIDFAGGTVVQVKYEQAAPISQIRDTLKSTKYANSSITKFGSDEEVVIRITGSSSDLTNDISDEMHKILDSTGNFEIRRVDMVGPKVGGELREKGLMALGLSLLVMLAYVSYRFEWRFAVASILGLAHDVTIALGAIALFNVEVNLDILAAILTLLGYSINDTIIVFDRIREKIQTSKEDELKKLINQSVSKTLSRTTLTSLTTLFVVATLLFFGGEIIYGFSFTLFIGIIVGTYSSIFIAATLLVQLKFSVENFKIKEIEKLKKIKEKKELRAIYEQGTI from the coding sequence ATGGAATTTTTTAAAACAGATAAAATATTTGATTTTATGGGTAAGAGACTTCCTTTTTTAGGATTGTCTTTCGTTTTAGTTATTGCTTCAATAATCATACTTTTTACAAAGGGATTAAATTTTGGTATTGATTTTGCAGGTGGGACAGTAGTTCAAGTAAAATATGAACAAGCTGCACCAATAAGTCAAATAAGAGATACTTTAAAATCAACTAAATATGCTAATTCTTCAATTACAAAGTTTGGAAGTGATGAAGAAGTGGTTATTAGAATTACAGGAAGTAGTTCTGATTTGACAAATGATATTAGTGATGAGATGCATAAAATACTAGACTCAACTGGAAACTTTGAAATCAGAAGAGTTGATATGGTAGGTCCAAAAGTTGGAGGAGAGTTAAGAGAAAAAGGGCTTATGGCATTAGGATTGTCTTTGCTTGTAATGTTAGCTTATGTTTCATATAGATTTGAATGGAGATTTGCAGTTGCCTCAATTTTAGGATTAGCCCATGATGTTACTATTGCACTTGGAGCAATAGCCTTGTTTAATGTGGAAGTAAATCTTGATATTTTAGCAGCGATTTTAACACTATTAGGATATTCAATCAATGATACAATAATAGTATTTGATAGAATAAGAGAGAAAATACAAACATCAAAAGAGGATGAATTAAAAAAGTTAATAAATCAATCAGTAAGTAAAACTTTATCAAGAACTACTTTAACTTCTTTGACTACTTTATTTGTTGTAGCTACTTTACTATTTTTTGGTGGAGAGATAATATATGGCTTTTCTTTTACACTATTCATAGGTATTATAGTTGGAACTTACTCTTCTATATTTATAGCTGCAACATTACTTGTTCAACTAAAATTTTCGGTTGAAAATTTTAAAATTAAAGAAATAGAAAAATTAAAGAAAATTAAAGAAAAAAAAGAATTAAGAGCAATATATGAACAAGGTACTATATAA
- a CDS encoding DUF475 domain-containing protein — MNEKIKQKSALSYFNTFFIFFGISLIIEFFYMGILGMVQGTTLTILELALSFDNAVINALILANMSPIWRKRFLTWGMLIAVFGVRLIFPILIVFATTDLSFIESFSLAINNPIEYERIIKDSHHIVMAFGGIFLLMIFLTFLFNENKDVHWIKIIEKYASRWSSVGNLKILIAIFIVAILGYYTPSEIKISNVLTKIDKADIILPMIYGILLFLCIEFFRGILEDDGKKHNTKNFEIEKEKIENISNSKLLKGGFASFIYLELIDMSFSFDGVLGAFAISQNIIIIMLGLGAGAFAVRNLTILMVDRGTVAEYKYLEHGAMWSVGLLATSMIIQIFMHLPHGLIIAFAIIPIAFALIHSIKENNLKGENIIKI, encoded by the coding sequence ATGAATGAAAAAATAAAACAAAAATCAGCTTTAAGTTATTTTAATACTTTTTTCATATTTTTTGGAATTTCTTTAATAATAGAATTTTTCTATATGGGAATATTAGGTATGGTGCAAGGAACAACTCTTACTATTCTAGAATTAGCTTTATCATTTGATAATGCAGTAATAAATGCACTTATTTTAGCAAATATGTCTCCTATATGGAGAAAAAGATTTCTTACTTGGGGTATGCTTATAGCTGTATTTGGAGTAAGATTGATTTTTCCTATTTTAATAGTATTTGCAACAACTGATTTAAGTTTTATTGAATCATTTAGTTTAGCAATAAATAATCCTATCGAATATGAAAGAATAATAAAAGATTCCCATCATATTGTTATGGCATTTGGTGGAATATTTTTATTAATGATATTTTTAACTTTTTTATTCAACGAAAATAAAGATGTTCATTGGATAAAAATCATAGAAAAATATGCTTCAAGATGGTCAAGTGTTGGTAATTTAAAAATATTAATTGCTATATTTATAGTTGCTATATTAGGATATTACACTCCTTCTGAAATAAAAATATCTAACGTTTTAACCAAAATAGATAAAGCAGATATTATATTACCTATGATTTATGGAATTTTATTATTTTTATGTATTGAATTTTTTAGAGGTATTCTTGAAGATGATGGGAAAAAACATAATACAAAAAATTTTGAAATAGAAAAAGAAAAAATAGAAAACATATCAAATTCTAAACTTTTAAAAGGTGGTTTTGCATCATTTATTTATCTAGAACTTATAGATATGTCTTTTTCTTTTGATGGAGTTTTAGGAGCTTTTGCTATTAGTCAAAATATTATCATTATAATGTTAGGTTTAGGAGCAGGAGCTTTTGCTGTTAGAAATCTTACTATTTTAATGGTAGATAGAGGAACTGTTGCTGAATATAAATACTTAGAACATGGTGCAATGTGGTCTGTTGGTCTTTTAGCAACAAGTATGATTATTCAAATATTTATGCATTTGCCACATGGATTAATAATTGCTTTTGCAATTATTCCTATTGCATTTGCATTAATTCATTCCATTAAAGAAAATAACTTAAAAGGAGAAAATATAATAAAAATTTAA
- a CDS encoding polysaccharide deacetylase family protein, with protein sequence MNKQFKISYLIFFVIFTVNLFSNDSFYTISVCSTSSYKDAILCKDKVLNEHKFDILITKSKDTKYRTNYGFFNSYKEAKEIKKDLIYKIKKQKTFILEINKDIDFEVFEFYPKESQREKIAYLTFDDGPITGTRNILEVTQEEGISVSMFFIGKHIEDFKKIYEDALTYSNITIANHTYSHANGKYAKFYSDADLVVEDIKKADFILSQDRVSKIESEFLPVRLAGRNVFRLPEISKNDNALAQEQVEKELLAYDKIFEEGFYIYGWDLEWNYEANGKPVQTPMEIVNKMEYIHEKNYTRVENKVVLLMHDRMFANQFNGKENLQTLITLLKNNGWKFENIEQYL encoded by the coding sequence GTGAATAAACAGTTTAAAATTTCTTACCTCATTTTTTTTGTAATTTTTACAGTTAATCTTTTTTCAAATGACAGTTTTTATACCATATCTGTTTGTAGTACTTCTAGTTATAAAGATGCAATTCTTTGTAAAGATAAAGTTTTAAACGAACATAAATTTGATATTTTAATTACTAAATCAAAAGATACAAAATATAGAACAAACTATGGTTTTTTTAACTCATATAAAGAAGCAAAAGAGATAAAAAAAGATTTAATTTATAAAATAAAAAAACAAAAAACTTTTATTCTTGAAATAAATAAAGATATTGATTTTGAAGTTTTTGAATTTTATCCAAAAGAGTCTCAAAGGGAAAAAATAGCCTATTTAACTTTTGATGATGGACCAATTACGGGTACAAGAAATATTTTAGAAGTAACACAAGAAGAGGGGATTAGTGTATCTATGTTTTTTATAGGTAAGCATATAGAAGATTTTAAAAAGATATATGAAGATGCTTTAACTTATTCAAATATAACTATAGCAAATCATACATATTCCCATGCAAATGGAAAATATGCTAAGTTTTATAGTGATGCTGATTTGGTTGTAGAAGATATAAAAAAGGCTGATTTTATATTGTCTCAAGATAGAGTTTCTAAAATAGAATCAGAATTTTTACCTGTAAGACTTGCTGGTAGAAATGTATTTAGATTACCAGAAATTTCAAAAAATGATAATGCCTTAGCACAAGAACAAGTAGAAAAAGAGTTATTAGCTTATGACAAAATTTTTGAAGAAGGTTTTTATATTTATGGTTGGGATTTAGAGTGGAATTATGAAGCAAATGGAAAACCTGTTCAAACACCAATGGAAATAGTAAATAAAATGGAATATATCCATGAAAAAAATTATACAAGAGTTGAAAATAAAGTTGTTTTGTTAATGCATGATAGAATGTTTGCAAATCAATTTAATGGTAAAGAGAACTTACAAACACTCATCACACTTTTAAAAAATAATGGTTGGAAGTTTGAAAATATAGAACAATATTTGTAA